In Posidoniimonas polymericola, the sequence GCAGGTTTTGGCGAGCATTTGCAGCGACGCACTTAGCCGCAAAACTGCGGGTTGCCACGAGCCTAATGCGTTGGGGGGAGATTTGCAACCGATTTCTCATCAGGTCGATCGCAATAGGAGGACTTAGCGAAGACGCGATCGCGATGTCTGGTCTGCTGTGAAGTATTGCCGGCCGTACTCCACGAGGGAGTGCTCCAAGTCGCTACAGCGTCGATAGCGCAGGCAATGCAGGGCGGGCAAGAAGCCCGAGGCATGTGTGGATCGGCAAATCTTACGACGCAAGAAGACAGAGCCCGGCGCGGACGCATGCCGCGTGCCTGCGGAACGCACGGCGCCGACCTCCTCGCAGACAATAAAAAAACCGCGGGCGGCCAAGAGGCCGCCCGCGGTTGGAGCAATTGCAATGTAAGGGCTGCGTACTACGACGCGGCGGGGCGGCTGGGCCGCTGGCCGGCGGCGCTGCCAACGCCGCGACGGCGGCGACGCTGCTTCTGGCCGGAGCGACGTTCGCCGGCAGCGGACTCGCCTCCGCTGTGGCCGGCTCCACTGCCGCCGCCTGTGCTGCCGTTCGGGCGGCTCTTGCCGTAGCTGCGTGACTTGCCGTAGCCCTTGCCACTGGGGCGGCCGCCCTGACCCGAGCGTGGCTTGCCGCCACCGCCCTGACCGCCCTGGCCACCGGAACGCTTGTAGCCGGTGCCGTGGCTGATGGGGTCGGTCGGCTCGAAGCCGGGGACCGTGGCCTCAACCGGGATGGAACGCTTCACCAGCCGCTCGATCTGCTTGAGCAGGCCGTGCTCGTCGCCGGCACAGAACGAAACCGCCGCACCCTCGGCGCCCGCCCGGGCGGTGCGTCCGATGCGGTGCACGTAGGTCTCGGCCGTTTCGGGCAGGTCGTAGTTGATCACGTGCGACACGCCCGAGATGTCCAGGCCCCGGGCGGCGATGTCGGTCGCGACCAGCACCGGCGGGTTCTTGCCCTTGAACTGGGCGAGCGCCCGACTGCGGGCGTTCTGGCTCTTGTTGCCGTGGATGGCGGCGGCCTTCAGGCCTTCGCGTTCCAGGTGCTTGACGATCTTGTCGGCCCCGTGCTTCGTGCGGCTGAAGACCAGCGTGCGGTCGCGGCGGGTCGCCTTGAGGAAGTGGGCCAGCAGGTGGTGCTTCTTCTTCTTGTCAACCATGTGAACCGACTGGGTAACTTTGTCGGCCGGCTTGGACACGGCGCCGATCTCGATCGAGTCGGGCCTGGTGAGCCACTGCTGGGCCAGCTCGCGGATCTCGTTCGGCATGGTCGCCGAGAACATCAGCGTCTGACGCTTACTGGGCACCGCGGCGACAATCCGCTTGAGCGCGGGCAGGAAGCCCATGTCGAGCATCTGGTCGGCCTCGTCGAAGATCAGGATCTCGACCTGCGATAGATCGATGTGCCCCTGGTCCTTGAGGTCGAGCAGGCGGCCCGGCGTGGCGACCAGCGTGTCGACGCCGTTCTGCAGGGCCTTCACCTGATGGTACTGCGACACGCCGCCGAAGATGACAGTCTGACGCAGCGGGGTGAACTTGCCGTACTTGTCGAAGCTGGCGCCGATCTGGGCGGCCAGCTCACGGGTCGGCGACAGCACCAATGCACGCAGGGGGCGGGGCTGGCGGCGCGGCTTCTGCCGCTTGCCGTCAATGGTTTGCTTGGGGGGACGCGGCGGCATGCTCTCCAGCAGCCGCTGAAGCGTCGGGAGCGTAAACGCGGCAGTCTTGCCGGTGCCGGTCTGGGCGCAGCCGATCAGGTCGCCGCCCTGCAGCACGACCGGGATCGCCTTGGCCTGGATCGGCGTGGCGGTGGCGTAGCCCAACAGGTCGGTCGCTTGGAGGAACGCGTCGGCCAGGCCGAGTTCGGAAAAATCCATCTACAGTACTACTTTCGTGAGGCCGGGCGAGCGCGTCGGGCGAACCCGGTGCGCAGCTCTAGCGGCGGGACCCCACTGTGGTGGGGCAGTGCTAAGGACGGCCTGCGTCTTGTGTCACACGACAGCAAGCATTCGACGCCGCGTCGAGCTTCAAACGCTCGAAGCGGCGGAGGCCGTTAGGGGCAAGAAAATCAATCGCCCTCGATAGCAAGAATCCCTGGGCCGGCCCCGAGTTGAGGGGCTGGCGGCTTGGCCGAATGGAAAAGCCCAGTCAACAGGGGAGTTGACTGGGGCCAGACTGCCTGGGAAGACGCTTACGTCGAATTTGAATGAACACAACCGGCCAATATCTTAGGTGGGGGGCCGGAAGGTCTCACACCTTGGGTAGTCGAGTAAGCATAGCAGAAATCCTGATCCGGGCAAGAGCGGCGGCCGCCGCTCGGGCCCTAAACGGGTTACCGGAGGCTGGCGTGAGCCAATTTTCCGGTTATGAGCCCTGCCAGCACGAACGCGATCACCCACGACAGCGAGCCGGACTCGACCGCCCCGACCGCGAAAACGCACGTCAGCACCGCACCGGCGGCCCCCAGCTGCCGCTTGAACGCCCGGGTGCCCCAGTAGCTGTCCGACCAGGAACCTTCATCCTGCCAGTTGAACTCGCCGCCGCACTGCGGGCAGGCGTCGAGCGACGGCTGGCGGCGTGTGAGCGGCGTCGCGCAGTTCAGGCAGCAGGCGCCCAGCGGCGTGGCGGGGGTGGTCGTGTCGTCCAACTTCAGTTGCTCCTTCGATCAGTTGACCCACAGCGCGAACCCGATGAAATTCCCCCGGAACACCTGCTGCAACTCGCTCCAAGATCGCTTGCTGCTCAGCTTGCCCGGCTCGAGGTAGGGCAGGGCGGCGGAGCCTTGCACCCACAGCACCAGGTCGAAGTCGCGCGGATCGGTCAGCACGCGGTGGAGATTCACTCCGTCCTTGAAGCCCCGCCGCCAGAACGGAACGAGCTTGTCGCCGCCGAGGATCGCCTCGGCCTCATCGAGGAAGTTGTGCCAGGCGATGATCCGGTCGGGCGAGACACTCAGGTTAGCGATGACGCTTTCTTGGTTGGCATTGGGGATCCACTCGAGGTGGTCGTCGTCCTCCGCCTGGATGAGCCGCCAGCTGTCGCGACTGAGGGCGACCATCTTCAGCAGCCGCCGCTGGCAGTCGCGCATCCGCGCGGGTTCGCGGAGCTTGAAGTCCATCAGGTGGATGGCCGCGATAAAGTCCGAAGCGTTCTCAAACTCGAACATCCCGCGCCGACGCCGTGGCTTGCGTTCGGACTGCTCCCTCGCGAACTCGGTGTCCGGGTTCAAAAAGAAGGCGTGGGCGGTGTTCTCGAACAGCTCGTGGTGGTCGTACGCCAGCACCGCGTCCGCCAGCGCCATGACCGCGTGGCAGTAGCCGCGCATCCAGTAGACGTCCGCCGAGTCGAAGCCCACCACCAGCGGCTCCTCCTGGTTGCGTGGCTGCCGCCGGTTCATCAGCGTGCCGAAGATGACGTTCAGGTGTTCCGCTTCCGCAATGTGGCCGTCCCCGTCCGCGTCGATGCCAACCTGGTCGAAGTTGAGATCCCAGTGCAGGTCTTCGTCGTCAATCTCGGCGAGCGTCGCCTCCGCAGTTTGGATGTCGGACTGGAATCGTTCGACCATCGTGCGCAGGTCCTCGTACCGGACTAGTTGCGCTTCCCGATTGCCGCCCGCCGCGGCCCCTACCCGCAGGAAGGGCAGCCAGCCAGCCTCGGTGCGGACGCCGTAGCGGACCCCGGTTTGGCTGAGCCGTTCCACGGCCCGCAGGAACTGCACGGTACCCAATTGAAACCGCGCGAGGTCGTCGTCCGGCTCGCCACGCAGGTGTTCCGCCAGCACTTCTTCGGCGGACTCAAGCTCGCCGGCAGCGAGCCGCGGCTCGATGTCGGGGCGACCGCCCGCCCCGAGCAGCGGCGCAGCCGTGGCTATTGCCGTTCCGCACACCAGTGCGATCAACCCCCTGCTCTGCGTGTTCATCTGTCCCCTCACTGCCTGACGTCAATCAGCCGACCAGAGTGGCCCGTCTTCCATGGTACGGTTGTCGCCGCTGTGGCGATAAAAAAACCCGGCCCTGGAGGGCCGGGTTTGAGGGGGAGGTTATGCGTCTCCGCGGCTACCGCACGGCGCCGGTCTGGCGGACATTCGTGTCGCGCCGGGCCTCTGCGGACCGCTGCGCCGGTGGCGCCTGGCTGGTGCCGGCTAGGTAGTTGTCGATCCGGGCCGACTTGCGGATCTCTTCGTAGCGCTCGGCCATGGCGATCCGCAGCTTCTTCTCGTACAAGTCCGGGTACAGCGTGTCCTTGACTTCGTCGGGGGTGACCTCCACCGGCTCGGTGCGTCCCTCCGACTTGAGGATCACGAACTTGTCGCCCACCTGCACGATGCCCGACAGCTCGCCCTCGGCCAGCTCAAACGCGACCTGCTCCAGCTGGGGCTGCCCGCCGAACTTCCGCAGCGGCGGCACCTCGCCCCGCAGGGCGCGGCTGGTCGGCTCGATCGAGTACTCCTCGGCGAGGTCGCCGAAGAAGTCCATCGACGCGTTGCCGCGGGCCTTCTCCCAGACCTCCTGGGCGCGACGCATCTCGCCGAGCACGATCGCCCGGACGCGGACCCGTTCGCCGAAGTTGGCCTCGAAGCCCTTTTCCATGTCTTCCTGAGTGACCTGCACCTTGTCGCGGGTTAGCTTCTTGAGCGCGGCCGACGGCCACACCGAGTCACGCACGTAGACCTCGTAGCTGACGCCCTGCTCCTCGGGGGCAACCTTGGCCCACTTCGCCAGGTCGGGCTGCCCGCTGGGGCCGACGACGCCGGCGAGCTGCGCGGCGTGCGACATCTCGCCGCGGAGGTCGTCGTTGCTGACCGTGACATTCAGCTTCTTGAGCTCCTGCTCCAGCAGCATCCGCGAGACGTGCCCGTCGAGCACCTCCTCGCCGTGGCGGGCCAGGCACTCCTTGCCGAGTTCGAGCATCGTGATCGACTCGCCGTTGACGGTCGCCACGACGCCGGGCATGGACTGGCTGAGCTGCGGGTCGTTGTAAACGTTCTTGATTGTGGCCGCGTTCTGCAGCTTCTCGAACAGGTTCGAGGCGACGCCGCGGAGCTTCTCTTCGCGGATCCCCTCCTCGAGCTCGGACCTGATCGCTTCCATCGAAACCTTGCGGGGTGGCAGGTGGCTCTCGCACTTCAGGAGCGCGAACTGCTCGCCGACCGGCAGCACCTGCGACACCTGGCCGGGCTGCAGCGCGAACGCCGCCCGCTCGACTGTCGGCTCGCCGATGTACGGCCGGATCGGCTGGATCAAACCGCCGATCGACGCGCTGTTGACGTCCACGCTCTCCTGCATCGCCAGGCGGGCGAAGTCGTTGGGGTTGGCCGACAGCTGACGCTGCAGGGCCTTGGCCCGCTGCTGGTCCTCGACCACAATCAGGCGGACCTGCACGGCGGCGCCGTAGCGGCTCTCGTAGGCCTTCTTGATCTCTGCGTCGGCGACCACCAGGTCCTTGGCGGCCAGCTTACGCAGGGCGATGGTCGGCCACAGGATGTCGCGTTTGTACTCCTCGGGCTTTACGCCCCGCTCGTCCTGCAGCAGGCCGAGCCACTGCTCGCGGCCCAGCTTGAAACGCTTTGCCATGCGGTCGATCTCGGCCTCGATCTCCTGGTTGGTGATCGTGACGCCGCGGTTCTTGCAGTGGTGCTCGATCAGCCGCTTGTTGACGAGCGCCTCGAGCACGTCCTCGCCGTAACGCTCGACGCACGCCTGGGCGAGCGCCGGGCGGCTGACGTCCTGGCCGTTGACGATGGCCATGACGTCGTGCTGCGGCTCGGGGGCGCGGAGCGGCTTCTGCGGCTCGCTGGGCGTCGCCTGACGGCTCGGCGCCTGGGCCTCGGCCGTGTTGGTGCTGAGCGTGCGGACGGCGATCGCGCCGCCGATCACCGCGGTGGTAATAACCGCCATCACCAACCGGCGAGAGCGGACGACGCGTGGGTCGTGGGCGGTGTGGGGGTCGTGTTCGGCTTCCATGCGGGCCATGACGGTTTCTCCATAAACCGGGTCAACAGGCGTTGGGCGTCGCGCTGCGGGTGCGCACGCTCCTTGGGTATCGGGGCAGGAAGATTAACGCGCCCGCGGGATTGGGGGCAAGAGAAGAGTTTGGGCGTGCTAGCACACGCCACCTTACCGGAGGAACACGCACTGCCTAGAGGATCAGACCAGTCGAGCATTCCTGAGCATACTGGCGAAGCTCGCGCGTTGTATCGGTGCGCAGGAGGAATTGTGAGATCTTGTCCTCGACGAACGAGGTTTTCTGTCCGTGAAGATGCCCCAGGCCATGGAGGAACGATTCTTGGACCGCCGCGTGTCGGTGTGAGAGTCCGAAGTCAAATAGCACTTCAGCGTATGGGAACAGTTCGGGGCGTGCATGAAGCGTTAGGTGCTCCAAGCCCCCATCCATATCCCAGAGCATGTAGCACGCCGTTGCAAAGCTATTGGCTGCGCGGTGGGAATGGTGAGCGGCGTCTTCGCAGTAATTTGCGAAACCAAGCTCGTACAGATCGATCAGTGACGCGTAAAAATCGCCGTACCCGCTCTCGCCTGCCGGCTGCAATGCGTCATGTGCAACGTCGCCCACGCACCCATACGCAAACCAAAGCGTTTTTCCGATGGCTTCGAGGCCGTGCCGGTCAACAAGTTGGTCGATCGATCGATTGAAATCGATGAGCAAGCGCTGCGCTGCGGTTGCGTCAGGAGCCAACTCCCCGGAGTTGTCCTGCCCTATGGCGGTTGCGACAAACTGATCGAGGTTCATGCTTGCGTCCGGCGCAGCGATGGCCACTCCAGGGGCCGGGCGATCATTCGTCCAGCACTTCGGCTTCCTTGGTCTTGGCGAGCTCGGTGACCTGCCCCTCGTATTTGTTGGTCAGCTCCTGGACGTCGTCCTTGTAGGTCTTGCACTCGTCCTCGCTGAGCTCCTTGTCCTTCTCGAGCTGGTCGAGCGCCTTGTTGGCGTCGCGGCGGACGTTGCGGATGCTGACCTTCGACTCCTCGGCCAGGTCCTTGGTGCGAGCGACCATCTTCTTGCGGACCTCGCCCGAGAGCGCGGGGATGTTCAGGCGGATCACCTTGCCGTCGGACTGCGGGGCGAGGCCCAGGTCGCTGGCGATGATGCCCTTCTCGATGTCCTTGATCGTGCCGGGGTCGAACGGCCGGATCACTAGCTGCTGCGGCTCGGGCGCGCTGACGCTGGCGATCTGCTTGACCGGCGTGGGCGAGCCGTAGACCTCGACTTTGAGCGAGTCGACCATGCCGGGGTTCGCGCGGCCGGTACGGATGCCTGCCAGGTCGCCCTTGAGGCGGCCGACGGCCTTCTCCATACGTTCTTCAGCGTCCAGGAGGGTTTCTTCTACGCTCATGTTGCTAGCGGAGGTCTTGGAGTTGAGTGTTGGTGAAAAGGCCGTCCGGCCTAGCGCCCGATTCCCTAGGCGGGGGTCATCGGCGTGCTGTCGACGCGGGTGCCGAGGGTCTCGCCGCGGACGGCCCGCTCGATGTTGCCGTCGGTCCGGTAGTTGAACACCAGGATCGGCAGGTCGTGTTCCATGCAGTGGGCGATGGCGGTCGAGTCCATCACGCGGAGGTTCTTCTCGCGCACCTGGCCAAAGGTGAGGTGGTTGTACAGCACCGCGTGGGGGTTGGTCTCGGGGTCGTCGCTGTAGACGCCGTCGACGCGGGTCGCCTTCATGAGGATGTTGCACTCGAGCTCGAGCGCCTTCTGGGCGGCGGCGGTGTCGGTCGTGACAAACGGCGCGCCGGTGCCGGCGGCGAAGATCACGATGCGGCCCTTCTCCATGTGCCGCTTGGCGCGGCGGCGGATGTACGGCTCGGCGACGCCGTCCATCTTGATGGCGCTCATCAGGCGGGTCTCGGCGCCGAGCGACTCGAGCGCGTCCTGCAGCGCCAGCCCGTTGATCACCGTGGCCAGCATGCCCATGTAGTGGCCCGTGGCCTCCTGGATGCTGCGCGCCCCGGCGGTGAACTGCGCGCCGCGGAGGATGTTGCCGCCGCCGATGACGATGCCGATCTGCACGCCCAGCTTCTGCGCCTTGATCGTCTGCGAAGCGATGTCGACCACCTCCTCCATGCTGATGCCACGCTGGCCGGCGGGGGCGAAGGACTCGCCGGAGAGTTTCAGCAGGACGCGATTGTAAGGCGAGGACATGGGCGATCGTTGAGTGAAGTGCGGCGGGGCAGTGGGGTCGGGCCCATTGTGACACAAAAAAGCCCCGGAGCGAACTCCGGGGCTTGGTCGTTTCTTGGCGTCGCGGCTAGGCGTTGGTGGGCGTCTCGCCGACCTTCCAGAGCGTGAAGCCCTTGATCTTCATGCCGCCCGCCTTGGCCACGGCCCCGACGGTCTGCTTGTCGTCGTGGATGTAGGGCTGCTCTTCCAGCACGTGCTCGGCGTAGAAGTTCTTCATCCGGCCGACAATCATCTTCTCGATGATCTCCTCGGGCTTGCCCTCGGCGCGGGCCCGCTCCTTCTGGATGTCCTCCTCGGCCTTGACCATCGCGGGGTCCATCTCGGCCTTGGTGGCCGCGGCCGGCTTCATCGCGACGATCTGCATGCCGATGTTCTTGGCCAGGGCCTCGTCGCCCCCTTCGGCCTCGAGCAGCACGCCGGTCTTGCCGTCGTGGTGGACGTAGCCGCCGCACGCGCCGTCGACGCGGTGGATGCGGGGCACCCGGAACACCTCGCGGATCTTGTTGACGATCTCGTCGCGCACTTCCTTGAGGGTCTGGCCCGACTTGCTGGGGCAGGGCTGCTCCCACAGCTCCTCGGGGGTCGCGGCGCCGGGGCCGGTGGCGAGCTGCTCGGCCAGGTCCTTGGCCAGCTGCACCACCTCGTCGTTGCCGGCCACAGGGGCCGACTCGACCTGCAGCTCGATGATCGCGCCCGCCGTGTCCGAGGTGTACAGCGCGATGCGGCCCTCCTCGGTGGTGCGGTCGCCGCGGCCGTCGATGAACTTGGCGCCCTCCTCACGGAGCGCCTTCTTGGCGGCCTCCATGTCGCCGCCGGATTCGACCAGCGCCTTCTTGCACTTCATCATCGGGAGCTGGGTCTGTTCCCGCAGCTCCTTAACCAATGCGGCAGTGATCTCTGCCATGGGGTTGCTCCTGTAGAGTCGGTGTAGAGTGTCAGCCGTGACGCCGCCTGTTGTCGTGGCGTCGGATGTTGTGTCAGATGCGGGGCCGGTCCCAGAGCGGTTAGCCCTCGGTGGACTCGCCCGCGGCGACTGCTTCGGCCGGGGCCCCATTCTGGGACTCAGCGGCCGCCGGCTTGTCCGAACCCTCGGACGCCGCCTGCTGCTGCGTGGCCTGCTGGACCTTGCCCGACGCGATCGCGTCGGCCAGGATCTTCGTGATCATCTCGATCGAACGCATCGAGTCGTCGTTGCCCGGGATCGGCAGGTCGACCGTGTCGGGGTCGCAGTCGGTGTCGATCAACGCCACCACGGCGATGCCCAGCTTGCGGGCTTCTTTGACCGCGTTCTTTTCCTTCTTCGGGTCGATCACCACCATGCACTCCGGCAGGCGGTTCATGGTCCGCATGCCGTTGAGGTTGCGGTACATCTTCTTGTACTCGCGGTTCAGCGACGCCTGGGCCTTCTTCGAGTACGAGTTGAGCGCGTCCGACTGGCGGATGCCCTCGAGCTCTTCCAGACGCGACAGCCGGTCGCGGATCGTGCGGAAGTTGGTCAGCGTGCCGCCGAGCCAACGCTCCGCGACAAACGGCATGCCACAGCGGCTGGCCTCGCGCTCGACGCTCTCGGCCGCCTGACGCTTGGTGCCGACCCACAAGATCAGGCTGCCACGCGCCGCGACGTCCGACAAGTACTTCTTGGCACGCAGCAGGCCGCGGATCGTCTCGCGGACGTCGATGATGTGAATCGTGTTCTTGCGGGCGTAAATGTACGGCCGCATCTTCGGGTTCCACCGGCTCGAACGGTGACCGAAGTGGACGCCTGCCTCAACTAGCTCTTTGACGAGGGTCGACAAAACACAGCTCCTGAAAAATGGCACACCGGCTAAGTCCCGGGCGGCACGCTCCCCATGGGGAAAACCGCAGCGGGCGTCCGGCGTTAGTAAAGTCCGGCCGAGTAAGAAGTTAAACGCCCCAGACCGGGCCGATCAGTCTGGCGTAGCCCAGTAGAATACTCGGCTGCCGGATGGGGGTCAACGTGGGCAAAATGCTAGCGGTTGGGGGCCTGCGTTCTCGGGTTTTGTCCGAAATATCGATTGGAGGGGACAAAACTCAGGCCATACCCGGGCTGCGGTGAACGTAAGTGATTTCATGAAAACACCTTACGGTTTGGGTCGGGTGCGGCCCCAGGGGGTTTTGTCTCGGCTTTGTTGAGAGCCTTTCGAGTGGGATCGAAGGTCGGTTCGGAAAGGCTAGGGATTTCGAGCTCGTGGCTCACTGATTTTACCCGACGTCTAGGCCTATTTCAGCCGGAAAACAGGTCAATCACGACCCCCGTGTGGCAGCGACTTTCGCCCGGCGAAAGGCAGGCCGGCGTATTGGCTCATTCGGGCGATAGTCGGTGTTGCTTGCGACAAGAGGCGATCGAGCCGCAAGCGATGCCGGGTCTGGCAATGCCACTTGGGCTGCGGCCACCGATGTTCGTTCGACGGTGGTTTTCGTGCTGGCGGAGCTTCCTGCGAACGAAAATCGGTGCTACCCCGGATTGGGGCGCCAGGTCATCTTGGGTAGCAGCGACCTTCGCCCGGGGGACGGCAGGTCAGCGCGAGGGCTCAATCGGGCGAATGTCGGTGTCGCCTGCGACAAGAGGCAATCGAGCCGCAAGCGATGCTCCGTCCGGCAAGACCTCTTGGGCTGCGCCCACCGACAATCGTGCGAATGGATTCTGAGAGCAGGCTGCGCGAGGTGCGCACGCAAGTCGGTGCTACACGATTGATTTTAATTCACTGACGAACGCGTGTACCTCGGCCTGCTTGTGCAGTCGGGTGAAGGTCACCGCGGGCCACTCGTCGGAGTCCATCAGCGCGGCGTACTGCCGGCGGTTCTGGCGGAACGTTCTCGCTAGCCAGACCAGGATCGAGTCGGTCGACAGGAACGACTTGGCGAAGGTCTCGCGGTTGTCGGCGTAGAGCGGCTCGCGGGTAATCACCCGCCGCGTGGTCCGGCAGAGCGCCCGGGCGGCCACGGTCGGGAACGAGTGGTCGAGCCACACGACGTCGGTCGCGCGGCCCCACACCAGGTCGCGGGCCTTGCTGTAGTTGCCGTCAGAGACCCAGCAGTCGGCGGCGACTTGCTGGCGGACCGACTCGCGGAACTCGTCGGTCGGTTGCTCCTGCCAGTCGGGCAGCCAGTGCAGGGCGTCGAGCTCGATGCGCTGACCGCCAATGACCGCGGCCAACTGCCGCGCGAGCGTGCTCTTGCCGCTGCAAGTCGAGCCGACGACCGCGATGCGGCGTGGTTGCGTCGGCGGCGAGGGCATCCTAGTGGCGTCCTACAACTCGGATCGGATGAACGCCGTCAGGAATGTCTTCTAGACTGCAACTCACACGCTCGAGTCGAAACCAGCCTCTGTACCCCAGGATACGACCCCAAAAACGATTGGAAATCGCGACATCGACCAAGAAGCATTGTCGCTCTTCGTCAAACGATTCACGGACCCAGGCATCCCCCGAAAAGAACCTAGGGAAGGGGATGCTGAACGGACCCACGTGGACTTGCTGCCGTGTTGTCGTCACGACCAGCGAGCCATCGGTAGCCGCCTCGAATACGAGATCAACCGAGAGGTGCTGGTGGGTGCCGGCGTAGAGTACGGGACCGCCTTGCCGCTCGCTGTAGACGAAATACTCATCGAAATCACGCGTGCGGCGGGGGAACTCAAACACGCGTTTCCAGGTGACGGTCTCGCGTCCGAGGTCGTCGAGATACGCATAGTTGCGGATCTCAAACGGAATCCCTCTGCCGGTCTCTGGGAACAGAATGCGCCGCGTGGCGCCAAGGAAAAGGAACGGCACGGTATACCACCGCCCGTGCCACACCTCCTCCATGACTCCACGCCCGATGAACGCGGATTGGGAAACGCTAGTGATCCCGTATTGCTCCTGAATCCGCGAGTGCAGCCGGGCGAACTCGCTGCCCATCGATCGTTGCACGATGGAATCGCACTGATCGGTCACAGCGATTCGCTCCCGGCGCTTAGTTTAGGAATTAAACCAGGAGACTATTCGTCATCCTCATCCGACGACGAACCAATCCGGTCCTTGCCGACGTACGGCCGTAGGGCCTCGGGGATCAGGATCGAGCCGTCGGGCTGCTGGCAGTTTTCGAGGATGGCGATGATGGCGCGGCTGATCGCCACCGCGGTGCCGTTGAGCGTGTGGACGAAGTTGGTCCCCTTCTCGCCCTTCTTGCGGTAGCGGATGTTGAGCCGGCGGGACTGGTAGTCGGTGCAGTTCGAGGTGCTGGTGACCTCGCCGAACTCGCCGTGGTCGCCGCGGCCCGGCATCCAGGCCTCGAGGTCGAACTTGCGGTACGCGGGGCCCCCGAGGTCGCCGGTCGCAATGTCCAAGACGCGGAACGGCAGGCCGAGGCCGTTGAAGATCTCGCACTCCAGGTCGCAGAACATGTTGAGCGTGTCCTCGCTCTGCTCCGGCGTGGTGAAGGCGAACATCTCGACCTTGGTGAACTGGTGCACGCGGTACAGGCCGCGCGACGCGCGGCCGGCGGCGCCCGCCTCGGTGCGGTAGCAGTGGCTGATGCCGCACAGCTTGATCGGCAGGTCCTCTTCGTCGAGCACCTTGCCGGCGTACAGGCCGCCCAGCGTGATCTCGGCGGTGGCCACCAGGTTGAGGTCGAAGTTCTCGATGCTGTAGATCTGGGTCTCGGGGCCGCGGGGGATGAAGCCGACCC encodes:
- the serS gene encoding serine--tRNA ligase gives rise to the protein MLDKRYITENPELVQENCNIRGVKADVGRFVQLDSERKTLMQQVEELSRQANEVSKSIGKAKDNDEREARKEEGRKLREEKDELQKQIDRISAEADAIHRAMPNLTHADSPRGGEDASREIRRGDLEVRQPSFPVLDHVELGEQHDLIDFEGGSHVAGQGFYYLRNEAVLLELALQRYAIDILMKEGFTPTITPDLARGDVLQGVGFIPRGPETQIYSIENFDLNLVATAEITLGGLYAGKVLDEEDLPIKLCGISHCYRTEAGAAGRASRGLYRVHQFTKVEMFAFTTPEQSEDTLNMFCDLECEIFNGLGLPFRVLDIATGDLGGPAYRKFDLEAWMPGRGDHGEFGEVTSTSNCTDYQSRRLNIRYRKKGEKGTNFVHTLNGTAVAISRAIIAILENCQQPDGSILIPEALRPYVGKDRIGSSSDEDDE